The Amycolatopsis sp. NBC_01480 genome segment TGACGCTGGCGCCGCGCGTCGTGCACGGCCGCGGCCGCGAGGAAGCGGAGACCGCGGCGCTCGCGCTGCTGGGGCGGGTGGGGCTGGAAGAAAAGGCGAGCGCGTACCCGGACCGGATGTCCGGCGGGCAGCAGCAGCGGGTGGCGATCGTCCGCGCGCTGGCCTACGAACCGCGGCTGCTGCTCCTGGACGAGATCACCAGCGCGCTGGGCCCCGAACTCGTCGGCGAGGTGCTGACGCTCGTGCGCGAGCTGGCCGGCCAGGGCCGCACCCTCCTGATGGCCACGCACGAGATGGGCTTCGCCCGCCAGATCGCCGACCGGGTCTGCTTCCTCGACGCCGGCGTCCTGATCGAATCCGGGCCGCCGGAGCGGATCTTCACCGAACCGGAGCACGAGCGCACGCGGCAGTTCCTGTCCCGGATCATCGCTTCGGGACGGCTGGGCTAGGTTCCCGCCGGGTCGCGGATGACGCTTCCGCTGCACTGAGTGCAGGGGAAGCGTCATCCGCGACACTGAGGGTCGGTGCGGGCGCCGGAGAGTCCGTCAAGGCCTCCTTACCCGCGTTGGACGCGGGTAAGGAGGCCTTGACGGCGTGCGGACGGTCCTCAGCCTTGGCAGGTCAGTTCGGGCATGGCCCAGTCACCGTGGTCGAACGCGGTTCCGTCGCCGCCGTCGCCCAGGGCCAGGTCGAGTTCCTGGGCACCGGTGACGTCCGCAGCGATTTGCGTCGGCCCGCCCGCGGAGGTGAGCACCGGGGTGGTGGCGAGGGTCTTGCCGTCCCCGAGCACGCTGAACGTCACCGAGCCCTTCGGCGAAGACGCGACCTCGTCGTCGATGCCGACGGTCGAGGTGAACGCCGTGCACCGGCCGCCGAGGAAGATCTTGACGTCGCTGGTCGCGTTCGCGCCGAGGCCCCGCGGGTACACGGTGCCGTGCAGGGTGATCGGCTTGCCGTCGCCGGAGCCGGTCTCGCCATTGGACTGGTCGCGTTCCACCGGGCCCCAGCCGTTGGTCGCGGACTCGAACGGCAGCGCGCTCACCCCGACCGTCCCGTGCGGGGGCACCTTGACCGAGACGACCTGCTCGACGTGGATCGGGTCGGCCCCAGGACGGGCGTAGGTCGCCACGACCGGGACCTCCACCACCGCGCCCTGCTGGGCGGCGGGCACGGTGACCGTCCACTGTCCACTCAGGGCAGTCCCGGCCGGCAGGGTGCCCGCCGAGACCGTACGGCCGGCCGACTTCCAGCCCGCGGGCAGCCGGGCGGCGTCCACGCCCAGCCGGACGTCGTGCAGGGCCGGGCCTTGGGGCAGCGTGAAACTCGCGCCGACCGGCAGGCTCGAACCAGGGTTGACCACCGCGGTCGAAGGGGTGAGGGTCAACGACGTCGTCGGGGCGGGCACGACCGGCTTGTCGCACGAGGTGCGCCCGGGGGTGGCCGGGCAGGCGATGGCCGCGAAGCCGCCGTTGGCCGGCGACGTGACCGAGAGCGTGTCCGCGGCCGTGTGCGTGCTGGTGGTCCGGGTCAGGGTGCCGTTGCTGTCGCTGGTGGTCTCGACCAGCCATCGGCCGCGGCCGAGGAAGCCCAGCGGAGTGGTCATCGTCCCGCCCGGGCCGGCCAGGAGGCCGCCGACGAACCAGCGGTCGCCGTTGCGCCGGGCCATCACGACCTGGCGGTTGCCGGCCGCGTCCTGCTCGGGGGAGCCGGCGGCGAGCCGGGTCTCGTCCCAGGTCGTCGGCAGCTGCTCGAGGTAGCGCTCGGCGACGGGCTGCGTGGCGAACCCCGCCGGATCGTCGCCGAGATGCGTCCAGCCGGATTCGAAGACGACCGCCTGCGCGAGTTCGTGACCGACGGAGTCCTGCCGGTTGGGCCGGGAGAACCAGGTCGGCGTGTAGTCCATCGAGCCGACGATGTTGCGGGTGAAGGCCAGGAAGATGTCGCGGTCGGCGTTCTGCCCGTTCTCCTCGCCGCGCACGCCCTCGACGCTCATCACCTGCGGCCACGTGCGCTGCAGCCCGCGGGGGATGGTCGCGCCGTGGAAGTCGATCATCAGGTGCAGCCGCGCGGTGTCGGCGAGGATCGCGCCGTACCACTGGAACTGCGATTGGGCATCGGAGTCCATGTAGTCGACCTTGACCCCGGCGACGCCCCAGGACTTGATCTTCGGCAGCCAGCTGTCGCGCTGCTGCTGGGTCGCGAGGTCGGTCCAGGCGAACCACAGCACCACGTTCACCCCGCGCGCCCGGGCGTAGCGGACCAGGTCCGGGATTTCGCTTTCCTGCCAGCCGTAATCGACCAGGGTGTACGACAATCCGTGCGCGGCCGCGTAGTCGATGAAGGAGCGCTGGGTGGCGGCGCTGGCGCTGGCGTCGACGCCGCCGGTCAGCCAGGACCAGTCCGCGACCCCCGGCTTGATCCACGAGGTGTCCGCCACCTTCGAGGGCGGGGCGAGGTCGTCGACCAGGGTGGAGC includes the following:
- a CDS encoding amino acid ABC transporter ATP-binding protein gives rise to the protein MVVLIGASGSGKSTLLRCVNLQEEIDDGQILLDGQDVSDPRTDPDVARRRMGVVFQAFNLFPHLSVLDNVTLAPRVVHGRGREEAETAALALLGRVGLEEKASAYPDRMSGGQQQRVAIVRALAYEPRLLLLDEITSALGPELVGEVLTLVRELAGQGRTLLMATHEMGFARQIADRVCFLDAGVLIESGPPERIFTEPEHERTRQFLSRIIASGRLG
- a CDS encoding glycoside hydrolase family 97 catalytic domain-containing protein translates to MKPRQLGLTAIALALLGGVVAAPSAAAAPTKATAWTVRSPGNTSITATLGLDNAGGLNLAVASGGSQVLAPGKLGITTSAHEFDSGLSFAGRRDKLVRESYDMVTGKQLDRSATMNESTFTFRTADHASFDVVVRAARDGVAYRYVVGGSGPVTVQKEASTFELPADAEAWVQPYQSAYETERTQTTAATANTAEPKTCTGSTCSFGYPTLFKVGGAYALLTESDVDGRYSGTHLDHADGSTAYTVALADNKPVTAPGPLATPWRTAIVGSLDTVVRSTLVDDLAPPSKVADTSWIKPGVADWSWLTGGVDASASAATQRSFIDYAAAHGLSYTLVDYGWQESEIPDLVRYARARGVNVVLWFAWTDLATQQQRDSWLPKIKSWGVAGVKVDYMDSDAQSQFQWYGAILADTARLHLMIDFHGATIPRGLQRTWPQVMSVEGVRGEENGQNADRDIFLAFTRNIVGSMDYTPTWFSRPNRQDSVGHELAQAVVFESGWTHLGDDPAGFATQPVAERYLEQLPTTWDETRLAAGSPEQDAAGNRQVVMARRNGDRWFVGGLLAGPGGTMTTPLGFLGRGRWLVETTSDSNGTLTRTTSTHTAADTLSVTSPANGGFAAIACPATPGRTSCDKPVVPAPTTSLTLTPSTAVVNPGSSLPVGASFTLPQGPALHDVRLGVDAARLPAGWKSAGRTVSAGTLPAGTALSGQWTVTVPAAQQGAVVEVPVVATYARPGADPIHVEQVVSVKVPPHGTVGVSALPFESATNGWGPVERDQSNGETGSGDGKPITLHGTVYPRGLGANATSDVKIFLGGRCTAFTSTVGIDDEVASSPKGSVTFSVLGDGKTLATTPVLTSAGGPTQIAADVTGAQELDLALGDGGDGTAFDHGDWAMPELTCQG